In Anseongella ginsenosidimutans, one genomic interval encodes:
- a CDS encoding D-2-hydroxyacid dehydrogenase: MKIVAVDGYTLNPGDLSWSQVEKMGELTVYERSTPEEVIERCQDAEIILTNKAIVNAAAIRSLPALRYIGVTATGYNVVDIEAAKERGIPVSNAAGYSSPSVAQHVFSLLLALCTRTEAHAESVRNGDWSRSKDFCYWLQSPVELSGKTMGIVGLGQIGKATARIALGMGMQVISSHKHPERDAMEGVRFTDLETCFRESDAISLHCPLNDQNKGFVNKELLATMKPTAYLINTSRGPLLNEQDVADALNKGIIAGAGLDVLSTEPPPAGNPLIAAKNCLITPHIAWASKASRQRLMDIVAANINAFLEGHPVNVINR, from the coding sequence ATGAAAATCGTTGCAGTAGACGGGTACACGCTAAACCCCGGCGACCTCAGCTGGAGCCAGGTCGAAAAAATGGGAGAACTTACTGTATATGAGCGTTCAACGCCCGAAGAAGTGATTGAACGCTGTCAGGATGCCGAAATTATTCTGACCAACAAAGCCATCGTGAACGCGGCCGCCATCCGGAGCCTGCCGGCCCTGCGTTATATAGGCGTTACGGCCACAGGCTATAATGTGGTGGATATAGAAGCCGCCAAAGAAAGAGGGATACCGGTAAGCAATGCCGCCGGTTACAGCAGCCCATCGGTAGCGCAGCACGTCTTTTCCCTCCTTCTTGCATTATGTACGCGTACGGAAGCACATGCCGAAAGCGTGCGGAACGGAGACTGGTCGCGTAGTAAGGACTTTTGCTATTGGCTGCAATCTCCTGTAGAACTTTCGGGAAAGACAATGGGCATTGTAGGCCTCGGGCAAATCGGAAAGGCGACAGCACGCATTGCATTGGGAATGGGCATGCAGGTGATCTCCAGTCATAAGCATCCGGAACGGGACGCGATGGAAGGCGTTCGTTTTACCGACCTGGAAACCTGTTTCCGGGAAAGCGACGCAATTTCGCTGCATTGCCCCCTGAACGATCAGAATAAGGGATTTGTCAACAAGGAATTGCTGGCCACGATGAAGCCAACTGCCTACCTGATCAATACCAGCCGCGGGCCGCTTTTGAATGAACAAGACGTCGCTGATGCGCTGAATAAGGGGATCATCGCGGGGGCCGGGTTGGATGTGCTTTCCACGGAACCCCCGCCTGCCGGTAATCCCCTGATCGCGGCGAAGAATTGCCTGATCACCCCGCATATTGCCTGGGCCAGCAAAGCATCCCGCCAGCGCCTGATGGATATTGTGGCCGCTAATATCAATGCCTTCCTGGAGGGCCATCCTGTAAACGTCATTAACCGCTGA
- a CDS encoding efflux RND transporter periplasmic adaptor subunit, producing MKKNTLIVLAVAVILLITLAFVFSRSGPEGNYLTYTVKKGNFRDEIVTTGELAALRSERIRGPMGLQRLGIYDIKIQSLVPEGTRVKKGDVVGTLDQSALEQAFQQATTDIQAAESRFIQNRLDTTLTLRGVRDELRNTLFSLEQAKITLEQSKFEPPATIRQETLNVEKIERSLVQLKEKYKIQQQQAEAKMVEASAQLQRVQNRLDEINKIREEFTVKAPGNGIVTYVREWNGSKIEAGSQISPWNPDVAQLPDLSEMLSRTFVSEIDVRKIKVGQQVAIGLDAFPNIKLSGKVTEVANIGDKKQGSDAKIFPVTVAISKPDSALLPGMTTINTILIDEVKEVVTVPLEAVFTENDKRFVYLNAGSGILKQEVELGKSNQNFVIVKKGLEAEDVVLLNEPDEAKAEKIHLLADAK from the coding sequence ATGAAGAAGAATACGCTCATTGTCCTTGCAGTTGCCGTAATACTGCTGATTACCCTTGCTTTCGTATTCAGTCGTTCCGGTCCGGAGGGAAATTACCTTACCTATACGGTGAAGAAGGGTAATTTCAGGGATGAAATTGTGACAACCGGGGAGCTGGCAGCGCTGCGCTCCGAACGCATCAGAGGGCCCATGGGCCTGCAGCGCCTGGGAATTTATGATATTAAGATCCAAAGCCTGGTACCGGAAGGGACGCGCGTGAAGAAAGGAGACGTGGTGGGCACCCTGGACCAAAGCGCCCTGGAACAGGCTTTCCAGCAGGCGACAACCGATATACAGGCGGCTGAATCCCGGTTTATACAAAACCGGCTGGATACCACGCTAACCCTCCGGGGCGTGCGGGATGAATTAAGGAATACGCTATTTTCACTGGAGCAGGCGAAGATCACACTGGAACAATCCAAATTTGAACCTCCCGCCACCATTCGCCAGGAAACCCTGAACGTGGAAAAGATCGAAAGAAGCCTGGTACAGCTCAAGGAAAAGTATAAGATACAGCAGCAGCAGGCGGAAGCGAAAATGGTGGAAGCCAGCGCCCAGCTGCAAAGGGTGCAAAACCGGCTGGACGAGATCAATAAGATACGGGAAGAATTTACCGTGAAGGCGCCCGGCAACGGGATCGTGACCTATGTCAGGGAATGGAACGGGTCGAAGATAGAGGCGGGCTCCCAGATCTCGCCCTGGAACCCCGATGTGGCGCAGCTCCCGGATCTTTCCGAGATGCTTTCCCGTACTTTTGTCAGCGAAATCGACGTTCGCAAGATAAAGGTCGGGCAGCAGGTAGCCATTGGGCTGGACGCTTTTCCTAATATTAAGTTAAGCGGCAAAGTCACCGAGGTGGCCAATATCGGCGACAAGAAACAAGGCTCCGATGCGAAGATTTTCCCGGTAACGGTGGCCATCAGCAAACCGGACTCGGCGCTGCTCCCGGGCATGACCACGATCAATACCATTCTCATTGACGAGGTAAAAGAGGTCGTGACAGTGCCGCTGGAAGCGGTGTTTACGGAGAACGACAAACGCTTCGTTTACCTGAACGCCGGCTCGGGTATCCTTAAACAGGAGGTGGAACTGGGTAAATCGAACCAGAATTTTGTGATCGTTAAGAAAGGCCTGGAGGCGGAAGACGTGGTGCTGCTCAATGAGCCTGACGAAGCAAAAGCCGAAAAAATACACCTGCTGGCCGATGCTAAATAG